A DNA window from Enterobacter cloacae subsp. cloacae ATCC 13047 contains the following coding sequences:
- a CDS encoding tetratricopeptide repeat protein: protein MKPFLLLLLVFTSFVHADEIGSQYKAQAEAGDARAQYYLADTWFSSGDSKQAAMWAEKAAKGGDIDAMALLSQIHFTQGDYAQAKALAQQATIAGSKRGAIMLARVLVNTQGGKTDYPQAIKLLQTATEDIDNDSAVDAQMLLGLIYANGVEVAQDDALAASWFKRSSSLSRTGYAEYWAGMLFQQGEKGFITPNKQKALYWLNLSCTEGFDTGCEEFDALSGE from the coding sequence ATGAAACCATTTTTACTGTTGTTATTAGTTTTTACGTCGTTCGTCCATGCCGATGAGATTGGCAGCCAGTACAAAGCACAGGCGGAGGCGGGCGATGCACGCGCTCAGTATTATCTCGCCGACACCTGGTTCAGCTCCGGCGACAGCAAGCAGGCGGCGATGTGGGCAGAGAAAGCGGCAAAAGGGGGCGACATCGATGCGATGGCCCTGTTGTCTCAGATCCACTTTACTCAGGGCGATTACGCTCAGGCTAAAGCGCTGGCACAGCAGGCCACGATTGCGGGCAGCAAGCGTGGCGCCATTATGCTGGCACGCGTTCTGGTGAATACCCAGGGTGGCAAAACAGACTACCCGCAGGCCATCAAACTGCTGCAGACGGCCACCGAAGATATCGACAACGACTCTGCGGTAGATGCGCAAATGCTGCTGGGTCTGATTTATGCCAACGGTGTAGAAGTGGCCCAGGACGATGCTCTGGCGGCATCGTGGTTTAAGCGCAGCTCATCTTTGTCACGCACTGGCTATGCCGAATACTGGGCAGGGATGCTGTTCCAGCAGGGCGAGAAAGGCTTTATCACGCCCAATAAACAGAAGGCGCTCTACTGGTTGAACCTGAGCTGTACGGAAGGGTTTGATACGGGATGTGAAGAGTTTGATGCGTTGAGCGGAGAATAA
- a CDS encoding Hok/Gef family protein, whose product MTPLKTALGIVFIICLTIVIFTFITRGKLCELTIKSEHQEVAAKLACVAG is encoded by the coding sequence ATGACGCCATTAAAAACTGCGTTAGGCATTGTCTTTATTATCTGCCTGACGATAGTGATCTTTACCTTTATTACTCGCGGAAAGTTATGCGAACTGACAATAAAGAGTGAACATCAGGAGGTGGCGGCGAAATTAGCCTGCGTTGCAGGCTAA